A window of the Proteus terrae subsp. cibarius genome harbors these coding sequences:
- the copM gene encoding CopM family metallochaperone gives MKKFLPAAVILMSAISFGAMANNTHMNMDASHNSSPMQKELNESMNKMHADMAKGMNTDNADVAFADGMIAHHLGAIDMAKIELKYGTDPEMRKLAQAIIDAQGPEIEQMQKWLEKNKTNK, from the coding sequence ATGAAAAAGTTTTTACCTGCCGCAGTTATTTTAATGAGTGCTATCTCTTTTGGTGCAATGGCAAACAATACACATATGAACATGGATGCATCACATAATAGCTCTCCAATGCAAAAAGAGCTTAATGAATCTATGAATAAAATGCATGCTGATATGGCAAAAGGAATGAATACTGATAATGCAGATGTTGCTTTTGCTGATGGCATGATAGCCCACCATTTAGGCGCTATTGATATGGCTAAAATTGAGTTGAAATATGGTACTGATCCTGAAATGCGTAAACTAGCTCAAGCTATTATTGATGCGCAAGGCCCTGAAATAGAACAAATGCAAAAATGGTTAGAAAAAAATAAAACCAATAAATAA
- a CDS encoding DUF3427 domain-containing protein produces the protein MHKDFKQSILHSFVDHQIQAKDHLKAEVFTNQSYDDQLLSGIIDRLKNVKSFDIAVAFVTKSGLSLLKTILSDLSLRGITGRLLTSDYLTFNHPDTFKELLKISNLEVKISTKQGFHAKGYFFHYENYSTTIIGSSNLTANALKINYEWNLAITSYQDGDIYKKLRDIFEDEWGASELLDLVFINKYTIEYQKNNKLYPQDNSISKVVNTDIIKPNKMQQDALLNLKALRDQDKKKALIISATGSGKTYLSAFEIQNAKPKRMLFLAHREQILLKASESFKKIIPASSEIEYGIFSGNQKNLNANYLFATIQTLSQTEHLDKFSADYFDYIIIDEVHKVGATSYQKILDYFKPKFLLGMTATPERTDGFNIFEMFNYNVAYEIRLKDALEMDLVAPFHYFGVVDYELNGELIDNLSNLKHLVSDERVDFLIEKIEYYGYSGDSPKGLIFCRSLDEARDLSDEFNNRNYRTVALSGEDPQEYRAHTIKRLEVGEIQYIFVVDIFNEGIDIQCLNQVIMMRQTESSIIFIQQLGRGLRKFPTKEYLVVIDFIGNYQKNYLIPIALMGDNSLNKESIRRAAIDPGNLYGLSNISFEKIAQERVLKAISSVKLDSVRSIKKAYIDLKNRIGRIPLLLDFITNNSVDPSVIASSYKTYDDFIASMEGQPIKTFGVYADAVLLFLMRELLNGKRLHEVLLLETLYIQSTLLHANYLKVLDDNQVSYTVETIISVQRILNYDFWGEIERKRYGGSSLVIYDEASENYILASEIKNLLECNQEFKNRFLDIINVAKAKNKKYSSSTPLKLYERYSRKDICRLLNWHKDESSTIYGYRLKHNTLPIFTTYQKTEDLNSKVHYEDKILSPDLIKWYSKSKQTRNSGPMLEIFQSQKDKTAVIHFFIKKDDSEGTEFYYLGPADIVEDSIMDEQATEIDGGKTHSIVSMHLRLHYSIELSLYHYLIA, from the coding sequence ATGCATAAAGATTTTAAGCAGTCTATTTTACACAGCTTTGTAGATCATCAGATACAAGCGAAAGATCACCTTAAAGCTGAGGTTTTTACAAATCAAAGTTATGATGATCAATTGTTGTCAGGCATTATTGATCGATTAAAAAATGTAAAATCATTTGATATTGCGGTCGCTTTTGTGACTAAATCGGGCTTATCTCTACTTAAAACAATCTTGTCAGATTTGTCTCTTAGAGGAATTACTGGCCGACTTCTAACATCAGATTATTTAACATTTAACCATCCTGATACATTTAAAGAATTACTAAAAATCTCTAATTTAGAAGTGAAGATTTCAACAAAGCAGGGATTCCATGCCAAAGGCTATTTTTTTCATTATGAAAATTACTCAACTACAATTATTGGTAGCTCAAATCTAACGGCAAATGCATTAAAGATAAATTATGAATGGAATCTTGCTATTACGAGCTATCAAGATGGTGATATCTATAAAAAATTACGAGATATATTTGAAGATGAGTGGGGAGCTAGTGAATTATTAGATTTGGTTTTTATCAATAAATATACGATTGAATATCAGAAAAATAACAAGCTATACCCGCAAGATAACTCAATATCTAAAGTAGTTAATACAGACATAATTAAACCAAATAAAATGCAGCAAGATGCTTTGCTAAATCTTAAGGCTTTAAGAGATCAAGATAAAAAAAAAGCGCTTATTATTTCTGCTACCGGAAGTGGTAAAACATATTTATCTGCCTTTGAAATACAAAATGCTAAACCCAAGAGAATGCTGTTTCTGGCACACAGAGAACAAATTTTATTAAAGGCATCCGAAAGCTTTAAAAAAATTATTCCCGCTTCATCCGAGATTGAATATGGTATCTTTTCGGGAAATCAAAAAAATTTAAACGCTAATTATCTTTTTGCGACAATACAAACTTTGTCACAGACAGAACACTTAGATAAGTTTTCAGCTGATTATTTTGATTATATTATTATTGATGAAGTCCATAAAGTTGGTGCTACTTCATATCAAAAAATTTTAGATTATTTTAAACCGAAATTTTTACTTGGTATGACTGCTACGCCAGAAAGAACAGATGGATTTAATATTTTTGAAATGTTTAACTATAACGTTGCATATGAGATCCGCTTGAAAGACGCATTAGAAATGGATTTAGTTGCGCCTTTTCATTATTTTGGCGTGGTGGATTATGAGCTTAATGGCGAATTAATTGATAATTTATCCAATCTGAAACATTTAGTTAGTGACGAGCGAGTCGATTTTCTAATTGAAAAAATAGAATATTATGGGTATTCAGGTGATTCACCCAAAGGTTTAATATTTTGTCGTTCACTAGATGAAGCAAGAGATCTTTCAGATGAATTCAATAATAGAAATTATAGAACTGTAGCATTGTCGGGAGAAGATCCACAGGAATATAGAGCACACACTATTAAGCGGCTTGAAGTTGGAGAAATTCAGTATATTTTTGTTGTGGATATATTTAATGAAGGCATTGATATTCAATGTTTAAATCAAGTGATTATGATGAGACAAACGGAATCAAGCATCATATTCATTCAGCAACTAGGTAGAGGATTGCGCAAATTTCCAACTAAAGAATATCTAGTTGTTATTGATTTTATAGGGAATTATCAGAAGAACTATTTGATCCCAATAGCCTTGATGGGTGATAACTCATTGAATAAAGAAAGTATCAGACGAGCAGCTATTGATCCTGGTAATTTATATGGTTTGAGTAATATTAGCTTTGAAAAAATAGCACAGGAGAGAGTGCTTAAGGCTATTTCTTCCGTCAAACTTGATAGTGTTCGATCCATCAAAAAGGCTTACATTGATTTAAAAAACCGTATAGGCCGTATCCCGTTATTGTTGGATTTTATTACCAATAATAGTGTAGATCCTAGTGTTATAGCCAGTTCATATAAAACATATGATGACTTTATTGCCTCAATGGAAGGACAACCCATAAAAACTTTTGGGGTGTATGCGGATGCCGTTTTGCTGTTTTTAATGAGGGAGTTATTAAATGGTAAACGCTTACATGAGGTTTTATTATTAGAAACTTTATATATCCAATCTACATTATTACATGCTAATTATTTAAAAGTTTTAGATGATAATCAAGTTAGTTATACAGTAGAAACTATAATTTCTGTCCAAAGAATATTGAATTATGATTTTTGGGGAGAGATTGAACGAAAAAGGTATGGTGGATCTTCTTTAGTTATTTATGATGAGGCATCAGAAAATTATATTCTGGCATCAGAAATAAAAAATCTATTAGAATGTAATCAAGAGTTTAAAAATCGCTTCTTAGATATTATAAATGTAGCAAAAGCGAAAAATAAAAAATACTCTTCATCTACACCATTAAAACTGTATGAGCGTTACAGTAGAAAAGATATATGTCGATTATTAAATTGGCATAAGGACGAATCAAGTACTATTTATGGTTATCGCCTTAAACATAACACACTGCCTATTTTCACAACTTATCAAAAAACGGAAGATTTGAATTCCAAGGTGCATTATGAAGATAAGATATTAAGTCCAGATCTTATCAAATGGTATAGTAAGTCTAAGCAAACACGAAATTCAGGACCAATGCTTGAAATATTTCAATCTCAAAAAGATAAAACAGCTGTAATACATTTTTTTATTAAAAAAGATGATTCTGAAGGTACAGAATTTTATTATTTAGGCCCAGCTGATATCGTTGAAGATTCGATTATGGATGAGCAAGCAACAGAGATCGATGGAGGAAAAACACACTCTATTGTATCAATGCATTTGCGTTTACATTATTCGATAGAATTAAGTTTGTATCATTATTTAATTGCCTAA
- a CDS encoding AraC family transcriptional regulator, which produces MNNLKNMALLTQKLAMQIKKWTHDTNQFETPIPGLTLTHWTSPTPITSHTHKSGICLIAQGEKRVILGEESFIYDANHFLISSIELPVMANIMKASNEKPFLGLVMELDLQEISQLIVDSGITFSSDSNAQKGIAVGELSEPLVNAFIRLLTLLDEPDSIKILASGIKREIFYRLLITEQGERLNQIVTAGSHSHQIAKAIDWLKSNYIKPLNINELASCSGMSKSAFYTHFKTMTSMTPLQFQKKLRLSEARRLMLTENLGAMTTTFRVGYESPSQFSREYSRLFGAPPATDIKMLKETNHI; this is translated from the coding sequence ATGAATAATTTAAAAAACATGGCGTTATTAACTCAAAAGCTAGCCATGCAGATTAAAAAATGGACTCATGATACTAATCAATTTGAAACCCCCATTCCAGGATTAACACTAACACACTGGACTTCTCCTACACCAATTACCAGCCATACTCATAAATCAGGGATCTGTTTAATTGCCCAGGGCGAAAAGAGAGTGATCTTAGGAGAAGAAAGCTTTATTTACGATGCCAATCATTTTTTAATTTCTTCAATAGAACTCCCTGTTATGGCAAATATTATGAAAGCCAGCAACGAGAAACCGTTTTTAGGGCTAGTTATGGAGTTAGATCTGCAAGAAATATCACAACTTATTGTTGATAGTGGAATAACATTTAGCTCAGATTCTAATGCCCAAAAAGGCATTGCTGTTGGTGAATTATCAGAACCTTTAGTCAATGCGTTTATTCGCTTACTCACTCTTCTTGATGAGCCTGATAGTATTAAAATTCTTGCTTCTGGTATAAAACGTGAAATTTTCTATCGTCTATTGATTACGGAGCAAGGTGAACGATTGAATCAAATTGTCACAGCAGGTAGCCATAGTCATCAAATAGCTAAAGCGATTGATTGGCTAAAAAGTAATTACATAAAACCATTAAATATCAATGAATTGGCTTCATGTTCAGGAATGAGTAAATCTGCTTTTTATACTCATTTTAAAACAATGACATCAATGACTCCGCTTCAATTCCAAAAAAAATTACGGCTCAGTGAAGCCCGCCGATTGATGTTAACTGAAAATTTAGGAGCAATGACAACTACTTTCCGAGTTGGTTATGAAAGCCCTTCTCAATTTAGTCGTGAATATAGCCGATTATTTGGAGCTCCACCGGCAACCGATATTAAGATGCTTAAAGAAACAAATCATATTTAA
- a CDS encoding iron-containing alcohol dehydrogenase has product MQLDFSYYNPTTIHFGKNSLAKLNDELSHYGETVMLMYGRNAIKSNGLYDEVIAILRHAGKNIIELSGVMPNPTYKKMMEGAQLVREHNVSLILAVGGGSVIDCAKGISVSAYCENEDPFQKYWVEYQEVKNKIIPVASILTMVGTGSEMNGGSVITHEDTKYKIGRVFPANVFPKFSILNPEYTFTVSQYQMVSGVFDTMSHLMEQYFSDQGANTTDYLIESLLKSSIDNLRIALKNPSDYEARSNLMWNATLALNTLTGLSKTQDWQVHMIEHQLGAYTDCAHGMGLAAISLPYYRFIYKFGIDKFVRFATQVWGISTEGKTQNQIALEGIDALEHFTKECGIVTSLEDLGATREMLPEIAQSTTIIGRGYKKLTTKDVLDILEACF; this is encoded by the coding sequence ATGCAACTCGATTTCTCTTACTATAATCCAACAACTATCCATTTTGGTAAGAATTCTCTTGCTAAATTGAATGATGAATTATCACATTATGGCGAAACAGTTATGCTGATGTATGGCCGAAACGCGATTAAATCTAATGGACTCTACGATGAAGTTATCGCGATACTCCGTCATGCTGGTAAAAATATTATTGAATTATCAGGTGTTATGCCAAACCCAACTTATAAAAAAATGATGGAAGGCGCTCAATTAGTTCGTGAACATAACGTCAGCTTAATTTTAGCCGTTGGTGGAGGCTCTGTCATTGATTGTGCTAAAGGGATCTCTGTTTCTGCTTACTGTGAAAATGAAGATCCATTTCAAAAATATTGGGTTGAATATCAAGAAGTTAAAAATAAAATTATTCCTGTTGCTTCAATTCTTACCATGGTAGGTACAGGCTCTGAAATGAATGGGGGTTCTGTTATTACACATGAAGACACAAAATATAAAATTGGCCGAGTATTTCCTGCCAATGTATTTCCTAAGTTTTCAATCTTAAATCCAGAATATACCTTTACTGTTTCTCAGTATCAGATGGTCAGTGGTGTATTTGATACCATGTCGCATTTGATGGAGCAGTATTTCTCTGATCAAGGTGCAAACACAACAGATTACTTAATTGAAAGTTTATTAAAATCTTCGATTGATAATTTACGTATCGCACTTAAAAATCCAAGTGATTACGAAGCAAGAAGTAATCTTATGTGGAATGCAACACTTGCACTAAATACCCTCACAGGATTATCAAAAACACAAGATTGGCAAGTCCATATGATTGAGCATCAATTAGGGGCTTATACAGACTGTGCACATGGAATGGGACTTGCTGCAATTTCTCTACCTTATTATCGTTTTATCTATAAATTTGGCATTGATAAATTTGTACGATTTGCAACTCAAGTCTGGGGTATTTCAACAGAAGGAAAAACACAAAATCAAATTGCACTTGAAGGTATTGATGCACTAGAACATTTCACAAAAGAGTGCGGTATTGTAACTTCATTAGAAGACTTAGGTGCAACAAGAGAGATGCTTCCTGAGATTGCGCAATCAACCACAATTATTGGTAGAGGATATAAAAAACTAACCACTAAAGATGTCCTCGATATTTTGGAAGCATGTTTTTAA
- the pgsA gene encoding CDP-diacylglycerol--glycerol-3-phosphate 3-phosphatidyltransferase, whose product MQLNIPTWLTLFRVALIPFFVLVFYLPFKDAPLVCAIIFMVAAATDWFDGFLARRWKQTTRFGAFLDPVADKVMVATALVLITEYYHEWWITLPAATMIAREIIISSLREWMAELGKRNSVAVSWIGKVKTTAQMGSLVVLLWRPTVEAEWFGFALLYIATVLTFWSMFQYLSAAWSDLREG is encoded by the coding sequence ATGCAACTAAATATCCCAACTTGGCTAACTCTATTTCGTGTCGCATTAATCCCATTCTTTGTTTTGGTGTTTTATTTACCATTCAAAGATGCTCCCTTAGTCTGCGCTATTATTTTTATGGTAGCAGCTGCAACTGACTGGTTTGATGGTTTTTTAGCACGTAGATGGAAACAAACTACTCGCTTCGGGGCTTTTCTTGACCCAGTAGCGGATAAAGTAATGGTTGCAACAGCACTTGTTTTAATTACTGAATACTATCATGAGTGGTGGATAACCTTACCCGCAGCAACCATGATTGCTCGTGAAATTATCATTTCTTCACTAAGAGAATGGATGGCTGAATTAGGAAAGCGTAATAGTGTTGCAGTTTCTTGGATAGGAAAAGTGAAGACAACCGCACAAATGGGTTCACTGGTTGTGTTATTATGGCGTCCTACTGTTGAAGCGGAGTGGTTTGGATTCGCTTTATTATATATTGCAACTGTGTTGACATTCTGGTCAATGTTTCAATATTTGAGCGCTGCATGGTCAGATTTGCGCGAAGGTTGA
- a CDS encoding class I SAM-dependent methyltransferase — MDNQTTTQYMSQEPSKAGHTFLASLGKTRLRPGGVEASDWLINNAHFTSSSHVLEIACNMATTSIEIAKKYGCHIIAIDMDDNALSQAQKNVDSAQLSHLIQLTKANALSLPFPDNTFDIVINEAMLTMYADKAKTKLVKEYYRVLKPGGLLLTHDIMKKNDDVNRKKLIDIVKSNVAPMFQQEWHDLFINVGFSEVKIKSGNMSLMSPIGLIRDEGLFRTAKIIKNGLINKKNRSRFLSMFRFFRENRHVLNYIACCSKK, encoded by the coding sequence ATGGATAATCAAACTACAACGCAATATATGTCTCAAGAACCGTCAAAAGCAGGGCATACCTTTTTAGCGAGTTTAGGGAAAACACGTTTAAGACCGGGTGGTGTAGAGGCATCTGATTGGTTAATTAATAATGCACATTTTACATCATCAAGCCATGTTCTTGAGATTGCTTGTAATATGGCGACAACTTCAATCGAGATTGCCAAGAAATACGGTTGTCATATTATTGCTATCGACATGGATGATAATGCTTTGTCTCAAGCGCAAAAAAATGTCGATAGCGCTCAATTATCACATTTGATCCAATTAACAAAAGCTAATGCGTTATCTTTGCCTTTTCCTGATAATACTTTTGATATTGTGATAAATGAAGCGATGCTGACAATGTATGCAGATAAAGCCAAAACAAAACTAGTAAAAGAGTATTACCGGGTTTTAAAACCTGGTGGCTTATTATTAACTCACGATATTATGAAGAAAAATGATGATGTTAATAGAAAAAAATTAATCGATATAGTGAAATCAAATGTAGCACCTATGTTTCAGCAAGAGTGGCACGATTTATTTATTAATGTTGGTTTTTCAGAAGTAAAAATAAAATCAGGTAATATGAGTTTAATGTCACCTATTGGTTTAATTCGTGATGAAGGCTTATTTAGGACTGCAAAAATAATTAAGAATGGGTTGATAAATAAGAAAAATAGATCACGATTTTTATCAATGTTCCGTTTTTTTAGAGAGAATCGACATGTTTTAAATTATATTGCATGTTGTTCTAAAAAGTAA
- a CDS encoding (deoxy)nucleoside triphosphate pyrophosphohydrolase — MTKKTIYVVAAAMYNEKNEIFCALRSQKMSLPGLWEFPGGKIEPGETPEEALKREIQEELGCEILVQAHIDTHLHEYENINVNLSVYKSVLQSGKIQLYEHEKGMWTPISELLTLNWAPADISAVEKILKEESRNA; from the coding sequence ATGACTAAAAAAACTATTTATGTTGTTGCAGCTGCAATGTATAACGAAAAAAATGAAATATTTTGTGCCTTAAGATCTCAAAAAATGAGCTTGCCAGGATTATGGGAATTCCCTGGAGGTAAAATCGAACCCGGTGAAACTCCTGAAGAGGCACTTAAACGAGAAATTCAAGAAGAATTAGGATGTGAAATACTGGTACAAGCACATATCGATACTCATTTACACGAATATGAGAATATAAATGTTAATTTAAGTGTTTATAAGTCAGTTCTTCAAAGTGGAAAGATTCAATTATACGAACATGAAAAAGGAATGTGGACTCCTATTTCTGAGCTACTAACTTTAAATTGGGCCCCCGCTGATATCTCTGCTGTTGAAAAAATCTTAAAAGAAGAGAGTCGCAATGCATAA
- a CDS encoding glycosyltransferase family 9 protein — protein MSSRKPQQRWQAEKFIALAHQLTQREKCHILLFWSPGRSDNKLHPGDDEKAQFILEQCKNIPITPLPTQNLRELMAGMSLCDQMLTSDGGALHISVGVGVPTVAMFGNSDADFWGPWHIANEVLKAPENNVELLTVDDVLARFITLRNRIIALDTKS, from the coding sequence ATTAGTTCACGCAAGCCACAACAACGTTGGCAAGCAGAAAAATTTATCGCGTTAGCGCACCAATTAACACAACGCGAAAAATGTCATATTCTTCTCTTTTGGTCGCCAGGCAGGAGCGATAATAAACTGCACCCTGGTGATGACGAAAAAGCACAATTTATTCTCGAACAGTGTAAAAATATTCCTATCACACCGCTGCCTACACAAAACCTTAGAGAATTAATGGCCGGTATGTCTTTATGTGATCAAATGCTAACTAGTGATGGGGGAGCATTACATATTTCAGTAGGTGTTGGTGTACCGACAGTAGCTATGTTTGGTAATAGTGATGCTGATTTTTGGGGGCCGTGGCATATAGCGAATGAAGTACTAAAAGCGCCTGAAAATAATGTAGAGCTTCTTACGGTAGACGACGTATTGGCTCGCTTTATTACACTAAGAAATAGAATTATTGCCTTAGACACTAAGAGTTAA
- a CDS encoding glycosyltransferase family 9 protein yields the protein MYSKLHHKKSGQSSLKLILSRLKIILDMRRQHYDVAIIARDHWAKRALQWAKLSGAKRIIAIGNDTPSAVTDPIPTPSNKGHIAELFCQLSHPLGIEKKAGPLKLYVKNEEIATIR from the coding sequence GTGTACAGCAAGTTACATCATAAAAAATCAGGCCAGTCATCCTTAAAACTTATTCTTAGTCGCTTGAAAATTATTCTTGATATGCGTCGTCAACATTATGACGTTGCCATTATTGCTCGTGATCATTGGGCCAAAAGAGCATTACAATGGGCAAAATTATCAGGCGCTAAGCGTATTATCGCTATTGGCAATGACACACCTTCAGCAGTGACAGATCCAATTCCAACACCGTCTAATAAAGGTCATATCGCTGAGTTGTTCTGTCAACTAAGCCATCCTCTTGGAATAGAGAAAAAAGCAGGTCCTTTAAAGTTGTACGTCAAAAATGAAGAAATTGCTACAATTCGCTAA